Below is a window of Nicotiana tabacum cultivar K326 chromosome 19, ASM71507v2, whole genome shotgun sequence DNA.
atgggagattcagatttgcttattcGGCAGGCTCAAGGTGATTGGGAGACTCAAGACATCAAGCTCATTCCATATAGACAATGTGTGGAGGATCTTAGCAAAAGGTTCAAGTCCAtcgaattcaggtacattcccaggtttcacaataAATTAGTTGATGCCTTGGCCACCCTGGCCTCAATGCTTCCATATCCGGGTAATACTCACATTGACCCATTAGAAATTCAAATTCGGGATCaacatggttattgcaatacaattgaagcagaaccagatggtgaaccatggtatcgtGATATTAAACAGTTtctgaaaacaagagaatatccggaacatgctaatagggatcaaaagagaactgtTAGGCGACTCTCtaatggtttctttttgagtggggaaatcctatacaaaagaactccggatttgaatttgttgagatgtgtGGATGCCAAAGAAGCTGAAATAATTATGAATGAGGTGCATTCGGGAGTTTGTGGCtcgcacatgaatggatatgttctagcaaagaaaatccttcgggcaggatattattggcttactatggaacgagattgctttcgttttgttcgcaagtgccaCCAGTGTCAGATTCACAGTGATTTGATTCACTCGCCTCCTTCAGAGTTGTATCCTATGTCGGCtccttggccttttgttgcttggggaatggacgtcattggcccaatcgagccaaaagcttcaaatgggcacagattcatcttggttgcaattgattatttcactaaatgggtggaagctattacattgaaagcagttaccaagaaagcaatagtagactttgttcactccaacaTTATCTGTCATTTCGGTATTCCAAAAACCATTATTACAGATAATGCTGCTAATctgaatagtcatctgatgaaggaggtatgtgaacaatttaaaattgagcATCACAATTCTACTCCTTACCGTCCCAAAGCTAATGGAGCTGTTGAAGCTgcaaataagaacatcaagaaaattcttaggaagatgatccaaaggtctagacaatggcacgagaaactgccttttgctcttttgggataccgaaCAACTGTCCGTACATCAGTTGGCGCAACGCCCTACTTATTGGTTTATAGAACTGAAGCGGTCATACCTGCTGAAATTGAGATTCCCTCTctccgaatcattgttgaagcagGGATTGAGGACACTGAATGGGTGAAGtcccgattggaacagttgaatttgattgatgaaaagcgtttGGCGGCAGTTTGTTTTGgtcagttataccaacaaagaatggcacgcgcttacaataagaaagtgcgcccaAGAAAATTCGAGGTAGGACAACTTGTTTTGAAACGTATCTTTCCGCACcaggaagaagcaaaaggaaagttcgcaccgaattggcaaggtccttacctcGTCAAGAAAGTATTGTCAAAAGGAGCTCTACATTTGGTAGATATAGAAGGAAAGGTGACTGATATATCCGTcaacgcagatgcggtcaagagatactatgtatgacatGGCTATGTTGGGGCATTCTTATATTTAGCATTCTCAGGTTGGGATGACGAAAGGctatcattctcgctacccaaacactggtCAACCCTAGTTATCCCTTTGAagccttgtttatatttctttgtttttcccTCTTTTGAAACCAATGTACTTAAAAATAAAAACCATCAAAACAAGTTCATGTtcattgaactacgttcgacctgattccgaaaggatacgtaggcagcctcactctggggttcggtcacaccaaaacaaaaatccacatgTCCCCAGTATTCAAATAAACTGGGGcatggttttattttatttttgatggtTGTTCCATCAAAAtgggtccaaaagttgtaattcagttgagtatttctttttacctttccctgctaagaccttctgatcaactttCGAGAATGCTAAGTCAGTATACTACGGGTGATGCCTCAGTCATtgtaaagagagaaaaataaatgagagagtcttattggtgaaaaccctcacgggcactataaggcaatggtgagttgagagaaagatagatgagagaggtcaattggtgaaaacccacaaagggcatcATTGATCGATTTAAGGCTTCGTACATCCCGACACAAGCAGGGTCAAGACAATGAACTCAGTTTCAAAGTTAAGTTTACAACAGATTTCGAGAATTAGACGGTTCAAAcggatcgggcatccagtccaaagtgcatgtcatgttcattgaagtcagcatatttcctctagataagtcctttcttattctttcctctgaaagggacacttcttgattAAGTTGTAATACCTATTAGTtcaccttcttattttctttcgcATTACTTTTTTGAGTccctttcagtataatcttgtcAAAGCAAAGCAAAGAAAAGGCCGCAATATTGGTTACAGTTTCCCCGTTATATAAAGCAAAGATTGCTGGGCATAAACCGTATAGGAAAAGGCATAAAGCCATCTGCGATTTTCCTTGACGAGAAAAAGGCTGGAAGGACTAAACAATGTTCCAAGGGTCAACAAAAGTTACTCAgttaaaagatttttgggaagcaAGGTTGTTTGCACCATGAACACAAATGGTGATAGGCGCAAAATGGTTAGGTTTTGATGTTGAGAAAAAAGATCTCCAGAAAGAAAAGACAGAATCTCCCGACAACTTGTACAATCATCGACGGAGTCAGTTTTTCTAACAAGTGTAATAGAAGCAAGGTCAAGTCGCCCAagaaatcaaggccacaaactgaccaccattttaaaactaacaaatcttTCTTTGTTCAGAACAGGAACATAACAATTTTAGGAAACAGTTCATGAAAAGACAAACACCACCAAGTGAAGTTCTCAAATACTTGATTTCCTTCTAATATACATGTAATCatgttatttttagtttcattatagggaatcaataccctatcttcacctcagggtactacatcccctggttgcatttcttattgctaacatagggtacgacattccctagtagcatctcaaagAGCCACATGCCTCAtcgttttgccaacatagggtacgacattccctagtagcatcccagagtgccacaAGCCTCACCTTATTACCAACACAgtgtactacatcccctggctgcattactttctgccaacatagggtacgacattccctagtagcatcttagagtgccacaagcctcattttattgccaacatagggtacgacattccctagtagcatcccagagtacCACGAGCCTTATATTATCacaaacacagggtactacatcccctggttgtattttagtgccaacatagggtacaacattccctagtagcatctcagagagccacgagcctcatcttattgccaaacacagggtactacacCCCCTGGTTGTATTTcttattgcaaacatagggtacgacattccctggttgcatttcttattgcaaacatcgggtacgacattccctagtagcatcctagacACCACGAGCCTCATCTCATtgtcaacacagggtactacatcccctggttgccttCCATCTTATTAACATAGGGTATGACATCccctattataaaaaaaaaacatcttTTTCAACTCTCTTTATTCTGCAATAGCAAAGATagtttaatgtattttcaataactcacaaaaatgtcctagtgcaaactggggaagaaaattttTGTTTGTTTCTCACGGCTTGCAGGTTTTTATGCAAAGTACGGATTGGATGTGCAAGAAAAGACTCTAGCTCTCGCCAGAGAAAGTGGAACGTTTGATCTCAATACCAGCCGCAACCAGCTTTGACGTAATGCATGCGGAGACCTAGAGTCTCAAGATCTATCTTCTCATCATCTGATAAAGAAACAAGCTTGTGAGAATATTTCATAGTCTGTTGCATCGAGAGCATCAAGTTTCAGTCTAAAGTCAATAGGATAAGCAACTCAAGAATCAAGACTAGACTCCAGACGACTTTTAGATAGGAATTTTATAACTCTTAGATTTcaagagtatgtaattttctattcATTTTCCTGTAATAGtagggaccgcggaccggaacctcaacggaacttcGCTCGATTTTCCATCTAAGCATACTCCATCACTCTTCTTCCACTtaaactacacgtgacctgattcccttataacccgggatatgtaggcttcCTAAAATCAAGGCTCGGTACATCTTTTTcttttaacttcttttcccttttaaataatagtgaggtcaaaaatcaatcacattatttattttctttgcctgaaaactcttcatgtttccaagcaaagaggggcatgctgtgaacacctaatttttgaccacatCACAAATTTTATACTactttagtgtaaatatttcttttaggtctaatcttgatattttaaacttttatcttactcttaataggtttaatctaagaaaaagaaaaaatcatatACGCTATGGTACTGTTTTTAGTGTCATTAGATTATAtgtaaatatttcatttttcttatatatatatttgttagtCTAGAgttagttaattaatatttttgtcctagtgtttttattgaattttacttctaaaagaaagaaaaaaaaactaaaaatggaaaaatttgAAGCACCCGTAACTTTTCCAAAGTTGGGTAACAAATTTTATCTCAAAAAAAATTGGGTAACAAATTAAGCTCAAAGTTGGGTAACAAATTTTATCTCAAAAGTTGGGTAACCTTCCATGATCCCCACTCCCACACGACACAATGCACACACAGTGCACTACTCACATTTTCTCTCCACAACTCACACATTGTAATATATAATACATTCATGTTTTAGCATTGgcaaaaaaaaaggggggggagGGGGATTGACTTTTAGCATTTTCGAGGAGGAAAGAAACGAGCTTCTTTGGGAGAATGCTAAAAAGCAACCTGATAAGGAAAAAATCCTGTAGTTAAGAGAAAACAACACTTTTCTTCTTTTAGAGCAAAACGTGGGCTTGAAAAGATAGTTATTCGGTGGAGTTGCTCTGTTTAGAGTCGGAGATCGAAGCGTCATTTCAGATTTTAAGTTCGTGAACTCAAACGAGTAGATTATAGTTGTTACCTTTGCTCTTTGAAAGTTTCATAAAAGGTAACAATTAAGCTCTTTTGCTAGTTTAATGTAACGTATTATTGAATATATGATGTTAGTTCATGAAGTTTAATTGTTCCTTTACTTTCCTTTGTATTTTAAGTGACGtatgtttcttcttctcttcttattGTTAATGTATGTATGCTTTgcaatttatatttttgtatgttcctaacttttaaattttaattcgAATCTATTATCTTgccataattttcatgaaaattttaaatcatagttaattgataaaaaaaacgTTTAAAGTGGGTCAAGACAATACTTCTTGGGTTAAGTCCTAGTTAATGTGTGAGTCCATTCATACCAGTTCTAGTTATTGTCTTTATTTTGGTAATTCTTTGCAAATCTGTTATGTCCTTATTCTTTATTTAGGATTAAAACTTTTTTCCCTTCTCCCTCGAACTAGCATCCTGGTAACTAAGTTAGTGATAAGTTTGGTGTAATTTAGTTTTACTTACTTTGAGTAGTTTTAGAATTGGCTCATATAATTTATGGTAGGCAGATTACTTGGATGTGGTTAGGATCCCATTAGTTCAAAAAAGAATAAAGTTAGTATAAAGTTACATGTTTGTACAATTGAATTTTAACGCAAGCATCATTCTAGttcatttatttatattttaatatggTGTTTAATTAAATAACTCAAATTCCATGTAGCAGTACCCAAAAGCACAAATCCAAAATATTCTGATAATTCTTTGGTTTTTATAATTGTgttaagattttttttagttaagTAAAACATTTTCAATAGTTTGGTTATACCACATGgttaaatattttttcttaattatgtttacactttaaaacttcaaaatacaTGTTATATTTAGTCATTCATTTTTTTTAGATAATATAGTTATTAAAATGTGCTTGAAATTTTGTTGGATTGTGTTTTCATCATTTGAATTTATTCTTTGTTGGATATAATGTCCGCATTGCCAAAGGGTTCATATTTAATTAGATAAAAAGTGATAACACTGGGATCTTTAGTTCATTTATATAACTTTATTGTGTTATTAATCTTTGAGCATGTcattttatttcatgttaatttgcCCTGTGTTGGAATCAATATAGCTCATTATTAAGTGGAATAATAAGGGGAATAAATCTGAGTTTAGAGTTAGCTAAAAAAGTGAGCCTAAATGTTACTTCGGGCTTATTCCATAAGTTAAACAGGTAGAAAAGCAAATAATTGTGAGGGAGCGAAATGAGCCATGAACTAATTCAAAATTCGTTCcaataagtaaaaataaaatatagaaataaatatctcagatctaaaaagaaaaaataaatgaaatacTTTGAATatgctagtatgctttaggcACGTGTTAATCAATTGATTATCGCGATTATGTACACGTCCGCGTGACATAGTTATGATTTGCCAAATTAAAGGCAAAGTATGCGTTCGCGCGACTTTGACAAAAtgatcttaaaaataataaagtgttattaattatgtatacgtacgcgtgacatgattcttgacacaccaaacaaaacgaatacacgtacgcgtgattcgtttcaagataatttcataattatgaataataaagcaattaaaagcggtaaaaaggtaaatgtacataggttctaaaatgagtaattaaataatttaattaagccaggtatgattaaagcgaccgtgctaaaaccacagaatccGAGAGTGCCTCAAActttctctcgggttaacagaattccttacccggtcttctgtattcgcggaccgtaaaacagaatcaaatttcctcgatttgggatttaaaataaatcggtgacttgggacaccagaaattATCTTAAGTGGCGGCTCTGAAtctaataaataatcccatttcgattaatgtcacttaaattggaaaaactcctttggcACCATTCCCcctggaaaaaggaggtgtgacaattggtGCACGAAAATCTAAGTTTCGCGGATACCGGATAATTTTGACCTGTTTATGACACCAAAacggctccaatacccactcctttgaagtttgcggctccctcgaaaaacattctccacctGTCGTAGGCTTCggcgatatcttctcctacgaacgacacttcttcatcaggaaaatacgttttcagtggtttgtattctcctcctacaggattttTCGCAAGATAATCTGCTAATGCATGTCCTTTAAGTGCCTTcagagttacatagatgatgtcaaattcgcTCAACAATATTTTCCATTTGGCCAGCTTTCCTGTAGGcttaggcttctgaaagatgtacttcagaggatccatcctcgatatgagatatgtggtataagcacagaagtagtgcctcagtttctgggctatccatgtcagagcacagcaagtgcgttccagcagagagtactgtgcttcatagggtgtgaacttcttgctcagataatatatggtctaccaggttctggcgggactaggactggtgttgtggacaagtattccttgattttgtcaaaagctttttggcaatctTCTGTCCAACTAgtggcggcatccttcttcagcattttgaaaatcggctcacataATACATTTGATTGTGCTATAaagcggctgatgtagttgagacgtcccaagaaactcatcacgtccttcttttTCTTTGGTGGAGGTAAatcctggatagccttgacctttgacgggtctaactcaattcctcggcggctgacAATGAACCTAACAATTTTCCGGTAggaactccaaaggcacattttgcgggattcaatttTAAATTGTACCTCTGAAGCCGatcaaaaaatttcctcaagtctgctatgtgatctgtactcttcttggatttgatgatgacatcatccacatatacctttatctccttgtgtatcatgtcgtggaaaataaTTATCATGGCCCTCAcataagtggccccagcattcttcagaccgaacggcatcattttatagcagtacaccccccatggtgtgataaaagctgtcttttcggcatcctcttcatccatccagatttgatgatatcccgcgaagcaatccacaaagaattggagttcatgcttggcgcaattgtcgatcagtatgtgtatgttgggtaacgggaaatcatctttgggacttgctctgtttaggtcccgataattgacgcatactctgactttcccatccttcttcggaactggcacgatgttagccaaccaagttagatattcaaccactctgagaaccttagttttgatctgtttggtgacttcttttttgattttcaaactcataactggcttgaactttctgagctacTGCTTTACTGGCAGACACattgggttggtaggtagtttatgagccactatggacgtgttcaaaccggtcatatcatcataggaccatgcaaagatatcctcatattccttcaggaaatgagtgtattcttctttctctgatggtgacaggtgaatgctTACACGTGTTTCCTTGACTATTTCAGAGTCTCCTAGATAAACTATTTCAGTCttatccaaattggacttaggcttattttcaaagttttctacttctctgacaatttcctcgggcattatatcctcttccagatcctctaaatcattatccttatgttgtgttgtctcattacatgtcacagtcgtaagttcatcggggtaggtaataataatgttgtagaaaaaaaacgtaaagaataataataaatactaaaaacatcAATGCATTTAGATAAATCTTAAAAACGTCAAACAGATGCGGCTCGATgacccgagcaattatttcaaaacaaaacatgcttaaaacaaaatgcTAAAAACGTCTTAAATGCtcataaaaattgcttttaaaaataaatgatgctaattgccaggctacccaggaactcgatggGCCCTTGATGGGGCAGCAGCCCAGTTCTTGAGAACATCTCCCTTCTCCAAGGTTTGAATAATGAGgccttcctcctcttcctcctcaactatcgcactgcaatccatgtctccATTATCCAGAAACAAATTCCTTATACCggctagaacttcatcttcttcggactcccacatcatatcagcttggtgaaatgaatggctcaaatgtggtattggttgctctagagggtaataaggaccatgccatggtggcgactaattctgatactcgtgccaggtgtattcatacccaagcccaaaagttgtgccgTGACGCTTTagttgtattggtttggtgatcccctggagattcttGCGGAGACCTTTGCCGGGCTCATACActgtccatgccaatatgccttctatcttactgctccaccatttgtcattttcaattgcgttgacgttctcaatgcgatggtatgtttctccacccaacttccttctattctcgatgaccggaacagtttgactggtgtaaatgggattacttctgTCCCCAtagatgatcacttcctgatggttccattcaaacttcacgacctgatgtagagtagaagctacggccctagcggcatgtatccaaagtcgtcccaacaataggttgtaggtagcagatatgtccaacacttgaaactcaacatcaaactaTGTTGAGGCCATCAGTAGGTTAAGGTTggtttccccaattgtggccctttgagacacATCAAAtactttcacattcatacttcctgctcgtatctcgtgcaTGCCTTcacccaatcttttcagagtagttagtggacatatgttaagactcgaacccctatctatcaggactctggcaatgaacttatcctcaaattgcattgtgatatgcagtgccctgttgtgatttagtccttctggtggtagctcgtcttcatgaaaagtgatcttatggatttccaacacttgtcctaccatattggccatctctccactggtaatattgttgggtacacaagcctcattcaacactttcatcaacgcattcctgtgtgcctcagaattctgcagtagtgatagaatggatatctgagcaggggttttgttcaaatgatcaaccataaaatactcccttgcttgcacctttctctAAAGATCATTCGGGGCGATTTCAATGATGGGCTGCTTGGAAgcggcttctttacttgttccccccaaatgctcgggtgtgtaaaccctaccagttctggtcataccttgtgTTGTACtagtttcttccattttcccctttcctttccttctttcttctgcaacataatcccatggtatagctTTAGACTTATAAGATGGCGTAGGTGCTACCATCACGGTAAagggtgttgttacttcaacctcaaataGAGTTGGtgtagctacctcaacttcaattggtgcctgagtttgtaccatgataggtgtgagagtgactggagatgtttcgggattatccccttctcgaatgagtccaattgacccctctgagtcccattcttcatcggtctctatcatgTTTACCCCTCTGCCcctgtgatccgggagaggattgttacggacattGGGTGTAACCTCATTTGCatgtatgactttggtgtcaattaatgtctgaatcttatccttcaaagtacgacactcatcaatagtatgacctttcatgcttgagtgataggcacatgtcttatttggattgATCCATTGAGAGTAATTTTCTATGGCGACAGCGGGAATAGGAATAATATAACCGGTAACCTTCAATCTCTCGTACAATTGGTCTAcaggttcagcaattggggtgtattatctgggtggtctgcggtcgaaatttggtctaggtttttggtagttttggcgggctggtggtgagtggtagtatgcggGTTGGGTAttataggtatggtaagtggtggcaggttgttggtatcttggaggtgaaggctgatatgtgggtggaggtgtttggtatgtgagaggagacttcagaccttgggctaccatcatggcccctacttctttcttcttggataTACCCCCTGACTGCAAATCTTTATTCGtagcctgtaatgcctcaaaattagttaccattccgctcttgatcccttcttcaatcctttccccCAATTTTatgatgtcggagaatttgtgATTCTCGATAACCATTAACCTTTCGTAGTATTGTGGATCCTGGGCctggacaaagaacttgttcatcttcTCTTCTTCTAATGCCAGCCTTACTTTCCCAGCTTCCgatctccatcgagtagcatactcgcggaaagtctttgttggcttcttcttgagattttggatatagaagacatctggcgcattctccgtattaaacctgaaccgatcTATGAAATCCggtgccatgcttacccaattaacccatttctttgggttctgactgatgtaccaagatagggcatctccagtgaggcttctcatgaacagcttcatgcggattctttcatccctgccaactcctacaagcttgtcacaatatatTCTCAAATGCACCTTCAGATCACCAGTTCcgtcgaacatttcaaacttaggaggtttgtaaccctctggcagttctacatctggctgaatacacaaatcttcacAATTCAAACCCTCAACGCCTTTGCCCCCTTCGatattttgaaccctgccggtaagtttcttgagttcctctaccatgttcttgatgagcaggtccttctcggcggaTTCTGGTATATATGGGGTTTGTTGAGTGGGGTGAGGTAGAGTTTCTACGTATATAGGGTTACTTTGGTGGATACCGGGGATTTGGGTGTAGTGATGATCATTGGTTGAGTTCTGCGGATCGGGGGTAGGTTGCGGTGTATTTTGAGGAGTATGGTAGGTAGTAGTTTGTGGATACTGAGTCAAAAGATGTTGGTGTTGAGGAGGAGTTGGCACTGGTGGAGGGTtaggattttgaggaggtgtggcgtattgatgAGGTGCTGGAGGATTTTGTGaatgttggtttggtgtgttttgaggaggtgctgggttttgggCATTCTGTTGGTTAATATCCGGGACGTTTAAGgtaagggagaggtttgccaagttgcggacctgctcaagttccccttgcaaTTCCAGTATTTTCTGCTCCAACCGTAGAACCAAATCATTCTGtaccggagtactccgaccatctgaagtttcaacattttccgcATGCGCAGCGTTATCTTTCCTGATACCACTCATGTCATACATCTTAGTCTTTCTCTTacttttaggatcacttggaggaggaggaggtggagggcctctggatctggtATGATACGCTAATGATGCTAGTATGcaagaaccaaccttaggggatgggaataatcaaaacaaagaaaagcaaaaaggtaaacaagtcagtaggggattttggaaggatatttgcagtatttaaacatgtattgcggaattataaatttgcgtcctaattttggggacctcattgtgcccgaggtaggcctagcgacacatAGATTTGGAGAAACTTGATACCAATaactgcctcatttcattaatgtaataaatagATCAAACCTCTAAAATGACAATAATTAAATGAGTTGCTAGTGGCATTTGCATTATTACAATCAATTTCTAAAACGACTCTAGAAAAGCAAATAAACAACAATTCTATTCTATCTGGTCCCGGAGGGACCCTCTCCAAGCTTGGCCTTCTTGGCCCCAtcgatcagattccccaggtcgcgcatgtccagcAGCAGATACGCCCTTGCTAGGTGTCCTCCTTTGTTGCCCTCTGCATTCTAACAATCCATGATCATTTTCCTCATCTTCCCTTCAAGTTACATCAGACCCTGCTCTAAGTACTCCAACCTCTCTGTTGATTTTGTAGAAACTTTTCTCCATTCATTGATTGATTTCATGTCTAtcttgtgttgttccaaatgtctTGCTTCAAACTAAAGGATTCTCTTGCGCAACCTCTTGTATTttacttgtgcttcagcagcatcgtctatgaccctgtttcctcgATCGAT
It encodes the following:
- the LOC142173608 gene encoding uncharacterized protein LOC142173608, whose product is MGLNMAINLNVHELLVMGDSDLLIRQAQGDWETQDIKLIPYRQCVEDLSKRFKSIEFRYIPRFHNKLVDALATLASMLPYPGNTHIDPLEIQIRDQHGYCNTIEAEPDGEPWYRDIKQFLKTREYPEHANRDQKRTVRRLSNGFFLSGEILYKRTPDLNLLRCVDAKEAEIIMNEVHSGVCGSHMNGYVLAKKILRAGYYWLTMERDCFRFVRKCHQCQIHSDLIHSPPSELTEAVIPAEIEIPSLRIIVEAGIEDTEWVKSRLEQLNLIDEKRLAAVCFGFYAKYGLDVQEKTLALARESGTFDLNTSRNQL